A single window of Rudaeicoccus suwonensis DNA harbors:
- a CDS encoding pilus assembly protein, with amino-acid sequence MSRRVLRHTARGVRELVGRSPIAARCRARLASAGREDGSAIVEFIVVGVALILPVFYLVVTLARLQAGTYAVAAAARESSRMFVTASNDSTATARSQAAARMAFADQGFEGAGTVQVLCSKSPCLTPDGVIDTVADLDVELPLIPSFLQGAVPSVVHLHSRHAEVVDRYRAR; translated from the coding sequence ATGAGCCGGAGAGTGCTGCGGCATACAGCACGCGGAGTCCGTGAACTCGTCGGCCGGTCACCGATCGCCGCGCGGTGCCGCGCCCGGCTCGCATCGGCCGGTCGCGAGGACGGCAGCGCGATCGTCGAGTTCATCGTGGTGGGTGTCGCGCTGATCCTGCCGGTGTTCTACCTGGTCGTCACCCTCGCCCGGCTGCAGGCCGGCACGTATGCCGTCGCTGCCGCCGCACGTGAGTCGTCACGGATGTTCGTGACCGCGAGCAATGACTCCACTGCGACGGCGCGTTCGCAGGCAGCGGCGCGAATGGCGTTCGCGGATCAGGGTTTTGAGGGCGCGGGCACCGTGCAGGTGTTGTGCTCGAAGTCGCCATGTCTGACACCCGACGGCGTGATCGACACCGTCGCCGACCTGGATGTCGAGTTGCCGCTGATCCCCAGCTTCCTGCAAGGAGCCGTCCCCTCGGTCGTGCACCTGCACTCGCGGCACGCCGAAGTCGTCGACCGGTACCGCGCCCGATGA